From one Candidatus Neomarinimicrobiota bacterium genomic stretch:
- a CDS encoding dipeptidase, with protein sequence MTFKLAYLGISMMILAAMDLAFGTGLLAPQNQDFLQKARKILAEVPLIDGHNDTPWQYRDRAKNHLDAIDFSKDTGHLDPPMQTDLPRLRAGGVGGQFWSVWVPSGYPGPEAVQATLEQIDLVHRLVERYPDDLELALTADDIVRIHGSGKIASLIGIEGGHCINNSLAVLRQLYRAGARYMTITHNDNTAWAEAATAPPEHHGLTTFGKAVIQEMNRLGMLVDLSHVSPETMHAILDVTEAPVIFSHSSARALVDHPRNVPDDVLKRLKKNDGIVMVTFVTGFVSEAMRLYWAQDNAEESRLEALYSHDPAAVETAMASWREDHPAPIVTLADVADHIDHVRKVIGIDYIGIGSDFDGIRNGPDGLEDVSKYPALLAELLRRGYSEEDVKKVAGLNLLRVFRQVEKVAQKLQRKTAPSNALIEELDQGKSKPLTTH encoded by the coding sequence ATGACATTCAAACTAGCATACCTGGGTATATCAATGATGATACTAGCTGCAATGGACTTAGCCTTTGGTACGGGGCTGCTGGCGCCCCAGAACCAGGACTTCCTACAAAAGGCCCGCAAAATCCTGGCGGAAGTGCCCCTCATTGATGGCCATAACGATACGCCGTGGCAATATCGCGACCGGGCGAAGAACCACCTGGATGCCATCGACTTTTCCAAAGATACCGGTCATCTAGATCCGCCGATGCAGACCGACCTGCCGCGCCTGCGGGCCGGCGGTGTGGGCGGTCAGTTCTGGTCGGTATGGGTCCCATCCGGTTATCCAGGGCCCGAGGCCGTTCAGGCCACCCTGGAGCAGATCGACCTGGTCCACCGGCTCGTAGAGCGTTATCCCGATGACCTGGAACTGGCGCTCACCGCCGATGACATTGTCCGGATTCACGGGAGCGGCAAGATCGCCTCCTTGATCGGGATAGAAGGGGGTCACTGCATCAACAATTCCCTGGCGGTTCTAAGGCAGTTGTATCGCGCCGGTGCCCGGTACATGACCATCACCCACAATGACAACACCGCCTGGGCCGAGGCCGCCACCGCTCCCCCTGAGCATCATGGACTGACCACCTTCGGCAAGGCAGTCATCCAGGAGATGAACCGGCTGGGGATGCTGGTGGACTTATCCCACGTTTCACCCGAAACCATGCACGCTATCCTGGATGTGACCGAGGCACCGGTGATATTTTCACACTCATCGGCCCGGGCGCTGGTGGACCACCCCCGCAATGTGCCCGATGATGTGCTCAAGCGCCTCAAGAAAAACGATGGCATCGTGATGGTTACTTTCGTCACAGGCTTTGTCTCTGAAGCCATGCGCCTGTATTGGGCGCAGGACAACGCTGAGGAATCCCGGCTGGAAGCCCTCTACTCCCACGACCCCGCCGCCGTCGAAACCGCCATGGCATCCTGGCGGGAAGACCACCCCGCCCCGATCGTCACCCTGGCGGATGTGGCCGACCATATCGATCACGTCCGGAAAGTTATTGGGATTGATTATATCGGCATCGGTTCCGATTTCGATGGCATCCGCAATGGCCCGGACGGTTTGGAGGACGTCTCGAAATATCCGGCGCTGCTGGCCGAGCTGCTGCGGAGAGGCTATAGTGAAGAAGACGTTAAGAAGGTAGCCGGGCTGAACCTATTGCGGGTCTTCCGCCAGGTGGAAAAGGTGGCCCAGAAACTCCAGCGCAAGACCGCTCCTTCAAACGCCCTTATTGAGGAACTGGATCAAGGGAAGAGTAAG